The genomic region GTACCGCCTTTTCGGGTTTGTCCGTCTCGTTCTCGATCTCAACGATGGCCTCGCCAATCTTGTCGATCTCGGATCGGTCCGGAAACCGGCCGAACTTTTGGATGAAGAGCCCAACCCCCTGCATCAGCATGTCCTGCATTCGCCCGACGCATTCGGCTCGCTCCAACAGAAGCGCCCTAATTTCTTCCTTCACGGCCGCGATGATCTTTTCGCTTCGTTCGTCGAGTGCCACGGTCAATGCCTCCGAGCGGTGGGGTTTGCGATGCCGAAATAATCGCTGATGGCCGCAGCCAGGAGCAGGGCTTCCGCTTCATCGGGCGGTCTGCCGAAGTGCTCATAAAAAGCTTGGAGGGCTCGCCGTGTCGTGAGTTCGATTGTGGTCATGTGATGCCCCCTAAAACGGAATGATGTCATTGAGAGCAGCGGGCGCCTGCGGCGCCGGCCGGCCATCATTTGCCGACGCCTGGTGATCAGGCTTTTGCTTCGCAGGTTTGTTCCGACCGATTACTGACGTGCCGACCGGCTCAGCCTTAGACGCTGCCACGCTGAGGCCAGAGCGCTCCTCGTTCGAAGCCGTGCGCCAGCGGTCCAGTCGAATGCTGCCTTCGACATAGAGCTTCGAGCCCTTGTCGATCGAGGATGCAAGGCGCTCGGCAAGCTCACCGAAAAGCGC from Hyphomicrobium sp. MC1 harbors:
- a CDS encoding single-stranded DNA-binding protein: MNGNIECAFIGRVMERSELKTSAAGKPWTSVRLAVGDGETAQFVRCALFGELAERLASSIDKGSKLYVEGSIRLDRWRTASNEERSGLSVAASKAEPVGTSVIGRNKPAKQKPDHQASANDGRPAPQAPAALNDIIPF